A stretch of Ipomoea triloba cultivar NCNSP0323 chromosome 13, ASM357664v1 DNA encodes these proteins:
- the LOC116000875 gene encoding F-box protein At1g67340-like → MCGENRVIKRRKGSSAAAADGGSGGGEPRTASRKRSKVSPERRDLFDSLPDDIVLSILSKLSSSAECPADFINVLITCKRLNGLGVQSIVLSKASQKMLAVKAQNWSESAHRFLKLCADAGNVEASYILGMIRFYCLENRGSGASLMAKAAINSHAPALYSLAVIQFNGSGGSKNDKDLRAGVALCARAAFLGHIDALRELGHCLQDGYGVKRNIAEGRRFLVQANARELANVLATTPSALLNGSWLSWNPLPHHRNAAGTSCPLLSDFGCNVPAPEPHPANKFLSDWYATADGVPGPGLRLCCHVGCGRPESRRHEFRRCSVCGAVNYCSRACQAMDWRSRHKSECVPAERWGDDDGENVAAAAAEPPVNGNGNGEANDFEIENEMAVS, encoded by the exons ATGTGTGGAGAAAATAGAGTTATCAAGAGGAGGAAAGGCtcttccgccgccgccgccgacggCGGCAGCGGCGGCGGAGAGCCGCGGACGGCTAGTCGGAAAAGATCTAAAGTTTCGCCGGAGAGACGTGACTTGTTCGATTCCTTGCCGGATGATATCGTCCTGTCTATTCTGTCTAAACTCAGTTCCTCAGCTGAATGTCCTGCGGATTTCATTAACGTTTTGATCAC ATGCAAACGGCTAAATGGATTAGGTGTCCAGTCTATAGTGTTATCAAAAGCTTCACAGAAAATGTTAGCCGTTAAAGCTCAGAACTGGTCCGAGTCGGCTCACCGATTCCTCAAGCTTTGTGCCGATGCCGGAAATGTTGAAGCTTCTTACATTCTCGGCATG ATTCGATTTTACTGTTTGGAAAATCGAGGCAGCGGAGCGTCACTTATGGCGAAGGCCGCGATTAACTCGCACGCGCCGGCGCTTTACTCGCTTGCGGTTATCCAGTTTAATGGAAGTGGGGGTTCCAAAAACGACAAGGACCTTCGAGCCGGCGTGGCGCTGTGCGCGCGAGCCGCGTTCCTGGGCCACATAGACGCGCTGCGTGAGCTGGGCCACTGTCTCCAAGACGGCTACGGCGTGAAGCGGAACATAGCCGAGGGGCGGCGGTTTCTCGTCCAAGCCAACGCGCGCGAGCTAGCCAACGTGCTCGCCACCACGCCGTCGGCTCTCCTCAACGGCTCGTGGCTGAGCTGGAACCCGCTCCCCCACCACCGCAACGCGGCCGGGACGAGCTGTCCGTTGCTCAGTGATTTCGGGTGTAACGTTCCGGCGCCGGAGCCTCACCCGGCGAATAAGTTCCTGTCCGATTGGTACGCCACGGCGGATGGAGTCCCCGGCCCGGGGCTCCGACTCTGCTGCCACGTCGGCTGCGGAAGACCCGAGTCCCGCCGCCACGAGTTCCGCCGGTGCTCCGTCTGCGGCGCCGTGAACTACTGCTCCCGCGCTTGCCAGGCGATGGATTGGCGGTCGCGCCACAAGTCGGAGTGCGTCCCCGCGGAGAGGTGGGGCGACGACGACGGTGAAAATGTCGCCGCCGCCGCGGCGGAGCCGCCGGTTAACGGTAACGGCAACGGAGAAGCTAACGACTTCGAGATTGAGAACGAGATGGCGGTCAGTTAA